The Punica granatum isolate Tunisia-2019 chromosome 4, ASM765513v2, whole genome shotgun sequence genome has a window encoding:
- the LOC116205778 gene encoding thiamine biosynthetic bifunctional enzyme TH1, chloroplastic has product MASSFCTVLPSHVLARKASFPPAPSEIFRTSLAPERFRRHRRRFLQFSCPKVVRAVSSMATREGAATVAAEGSKIRVAHVLTVAGSDSGGGAGIQADLKACGARGVYCSTVITALTAQNTAGVQGVNMVSEEFVAEQLKSVLSDMHVDVVKTGMLPSVGIVKVLLHSLNEFPHLALVVDPVMVSTSGDVLAGPSILEVFREELLPRADIVTPNLREASTLLGGKQIETVADMHEAAKLLHDMGPRNVLVKGGDLPGSFDAVDVFFDGEEFYELRSARVRTHNTHGTGCTLASCIAAELAKGSPTLSAVKVAKRFVETALDYSKEIVVGDGPQGPFDHFLMLKREMQGSRKHWIFEPSRLFLYAVTDSVMNKNWDRSITDAVKAAIEGGATIVQLREKEAETGYFIEAAKSCLEVCRSHGVSLLINDRVDVALACDADGVHVGQSDMPVRVARALLGPDKIIGVSCKTPEQAHRAWTDGADYIGCGGVYPTNTKANNKTIGLDGLKAVCLASKLPVVAIGGIGPSNAGAVMEIGAPNLKGVAVVSALFDRECIVEEARKLRATLDKGKTSNS; this is encoded by the exons ATGGCTTCTTCCTTCTGCACAGTTCTCCCCAGCCACGTCCTTGCTCGGAAGGCGAGCTTCCCGCCCGCGCCATCGGAGATATTCCGTACTTCCCTGGCTCCGGAGAGATTCCGGCGGCATAGACGTAGGTTTCTGCAGTTTTCGTGTCCGAAGGTCGTCAGAGCAGTGAGTTCCATGGCGACGCGGGAAGGTGCTGCTACTGTGGCAGCTGAGGGCTCTAAGATCAGAGTGGCTCACGTTTTGACGGTCGCCGGCTCTGATTCTGGCGGTGGAGCTGGAATCCAAGCTGATCTCAAGGCCTGCGGCGCCCGCGGAGTGTACTGCTCCACTGTGATTACCGCCCTCACTGCGCAGAACACTGCTGGAGTTCAG GGCGTAAACATGGTGTCGGAGGAATTTGTGGCGGAGCAGCTAAAGTCTGTGCTCTCTGATATGCATGTTGATGTG GTGAAAACCGGCATGCTACCCTCGGTTGGCATAGTCAAGGTCCTTCTTCACAGCCTGAATGAGTTTCCCCATTTAG CATTGGTTGTTGATCCTGTCATGGTATCCACAAGTGGAGATGTTCTTGCTGGTCCTTCCATTCTCGAGGTGTTTCG AGAAGAGCTTCTTCCAAGAGCTGACATTGTGACCCCAAATTTGAGAGAGGCATCTACTCTACTTGGTGGGAAGCAGATAGAAACTGTTGCTGACATGCACGAAGCTGCAAAATTATTGCACGATATGGGCCCAAG AAATGTACTTGTCAAAGGTGGAGACCTCCCTGGTTCTTTTGATGCAGTTGATGTATTCTTTGATG GAGAAGAATTTTATGAGCTGCGATCAGCACGAGTAAGAACTCACAATACTCATGGTACTGGATGCACTTTGGCCTCATGTATAGCAGCAGAACTGGCAAAAGGTTCTCCAACGCTTTCTGCTGTTAAG GTTGCTAAGCGCTTTGTTGAGACTGCATTGGATTACAGCAAAGAAATCGTTGTTGGGGATGGGCCTCAAGGCCCTTTTGATCACTTTCTAATGTTAAAGAGAGAGATGCAAGGTTCCCGAAAGCATTGGATATTCGAACCTAGCCGCCTATTCTTGTATGCTGTCACAGATTCAGTGATGAATAAAAATTGGGACCGGTCCATTACAGATGCTGTCAAAGCTGCGATAGAAGGAGGTGCTACTATTGTTCAGCTAAG GGAAAAGGAGGCTGAAACGGGTTACTTTATTGAAGCAGCCAAATCATGTTTGGAAGTGTGCCGCTCCCATGGAGTCTCACTACTGATAAATGACCGTGTTGATGTTGCCCTTGCCTGTGATGCGGATGGGGTTCATGTAGGGCAGTCTGATATGCCCGTCAGGGTGGCCCGAGCACTTCTAGGGCCTGATAAGATCATTGGCGTGTCATGCAAGACCCCTGAGCAGGCTCACAGAGCATGGACCGATGGGGCTGACTATATTGGCTGCGGTGGAGTATATCCAACCAATACCAAGGCTAATAACAAAACTATCGGGTTGGATGGGCTGAAAGCTGTTTGCTTGGCCTCCAAGCTACCAGTTGTTGCCATTGGTGGCATTGGGCCTTCAAATGCAGGGGCTGTGATGGAGATTGGGGCTCCGAATCTTAAGGGTGTTGCTGTCGTCTCAGCCCTTTTTGACCGGGAATGTATAGTGGAAGAGGCTAGAAAGCTCCGTGCCACGCTTGATAAAGGCAAAACATCTAATTCATAG
- the LOC116204667 gene encoding potassium channel AKT2/3 isoform X2, translated as MVMLVAYSAWMFPFEVAFLNKNPIRELYVADNIVDLFFAIDIVLTFFLAYIDRRTQLLVRDRRSIAIRYLSTWFLMDVASTIPFEMVGYMITGKHRVCLSYSLLGILRFWRLRRVKQLFTRLEKDIRFSYFWVRCARLLAVTLMLVHSAGCLYYLLADRYPHGGKTWIGVMNPNFRETSLWIRYISAMYWSITTMTTVGYGDLHAVNTVEMIFIILYMLFNLGLTAYIIGNMTNLVVEGTRRTMEFRNSIEAASSFVCRNRLPPRLKEQILAYMCLRFKAESLNQYQLIDQLPKSICKSICQHLFLPTVEKVYLFKGISREILLLLVAKMKAEYLPPREDVIMQNEAPDDVYIIVSGEVEIIDCEMENEQLVGTLRSGDMFGEVGALCCRPQHFTFRTKTLSQLLRLKTTALIEAMQSNQENNITLLKNFLQHHKKLKDLRIGDLLVDGGEEQDDPNMDFNLLTVASTGNAAFLDELLRARLDPDIGDSQGRTPLHIAASHGHEECIWVLLRHGCNVHLRDVNGDTALWHAISSNQLSIFRILYHCAATSDPYIAGDLLCTTARRNDIPVMKELLKHGLNVDSKDRQGSTAVQIAMAQNNIEMVNLLVMNGANVVDANSYDFSPDTLNEMIGRREVGHRIVVPDATETREMPVEGQREEREPMAEILNRTGYPRVSIYRGHPMARKGSGRIEAGRLIRLPSSIEELKSIAGEKFGTDVSDATITNEEGAEIDCIEVIRDNDKLFIVENHDL; from the exons ATGGTGATGCTGGTGGCGTACTCAGCATGGATGTTCCCTTTCGAGGTAGCGTTCCTGAACAAGAACCCGATCAGGGAGCTGTACGTGGCAGACAACATAGTGGATCTCTTCTTCGCGATCGACATCGTCCTCACCTTCTTCCTCGCCTACATTGACCGACGCACCCAGCTCCTCGTCCGCGACCGCAGAAGCATCGCCATCAG GTACCTATCGACATGGTTCTTGATGGACGTGGCGTCTACCATACCGTTCGAGATGGTGGGTTACATGATCACCGGAAAGCACCGGGTGTGCCTGTCTTACTCGCTCCTCGGAATCCTCCGGTTCTGGAGGCTCCGGCGGGTTAAGCAACTCTTCACCAG GCTTGAGAAGGACATAAGGTTCAGCTATTTCTGGGTCAGATGTGCCAGACTCCTGGCT GTGACGCTGATGCTAGTGCACTCCGCGGGTTGCCTGTATTATCTGCTGGCGGACCGTTACCCTCATGGGGGGAAGACATGGATCGGGGTGATGAACCCCAACTTCCGGGAGACCAGCCTCTGGATCCGCTACATATCCGCCATGTACTGGTCCATCACCACCATGACAACCGTTGGCTATGGcgacctccatgccgtcaacacCGTCGAGATGATCTTCATCATCTTATACATGCTCTTCAACCTCGGCCTCACCGCTTATATCATCGGCAACATGACCAACCTTGTCGTCGAGGGCACCCGCCGCACCATGGAGTTC AGGAATAGCATCGAGGCAGCCTCGAGCTTTGTGTGTCGAAATAGGCTGCCCCCGAGGCTGAAGGAGCAGATACTCGCATACATGTGCTTAAGGTTCAAGGCCGAGAGCTTGAATCAGTACCAACTGATCGACCAGTTGCCGAAATCAATTTGCAAGAGCATCTGCCAGCATCTGTTCTTGCCTACCGTCGAGAAGGTTTATCTGTTCAAGGGAATCTCGAGAGAAATTCTCTTGCTCCTG GTGGCGAAGATGAAGGCCGAGTACCTACCGCCGAGAGAGGATGTGATAATGCAGAATGAAGCACCTGATGATGTCTACATCATCGTTTCCGGGGAAGTTGAAATTATAGACTGTGAAATGGAGAATGAACAACTGGTCGGGACCTTAAGATCAGGGGACATGTTCGGAGAGGTCGGGGCACTCTGTTGCAGGCCTCAACATTTCACTTTCCGTACAAAGACTCTTTCGCAGCTGCTCCGGCTGAAAACGACTGCTCTTATCGAGGCGATGCAAAGCAACCAAGAAAACAACATAACCTTACTCAAGAACTTCCTTCAG CATCACAAGAAGCTTAAGGATCTGAGAATCGGAGACTTACTAGTTGACGGTGGAGAAGAACAGGACGACCCGAACATGGATTTCAACTTGCTGACTGTTGCTAGTACAGGAAATGCTGCATTTCTTGATGAGCTTCTCAGGGCGAGGTTGGACCCCGACATTGGAGATTCCCAAGGAAGGACACCCTTA CACATAGCAGCATCACATGGTCACGAAGAGTGCATTTGGGTCCTCTTACGGCATGGATGCAATGTACATTTACGGG ACGTGAACGGTGACACTGCTTTATGGCACGCTATATCATCAAACCAGCTCTCAATATTTCGGATTCTCTACCACTGTGCTGCTACTTCTGATCCATATATTGCCGGTGACCTATTATGCACCACCGCAAGAAGAAATGATATCCCCGTGATGAAGGAACTCCTAAAGCACGGACTGAATGTTGACTCTAAGGATCGTCAGGGATCGACAGCAGTGCAGATTGCCATGGCACAGAACAACATTGAAATGGTTAATTTGCTCGTGATGAATGGCGCGAATGTAGTCGATGCAAACTCGTATGACTTTTCCCCAGACACTTTGAACGAGATGATAGGACGGAGAGAAGTAGGGCATCGGATCGTTGTCCCAGATGCTACTGAAACACGGGAGATGCCGGTCGAGGGGCAGCGAGAGGAACGAGAGCCTATGGCGGAAATACTCAATAGAACTGGTTACCCGAGGGTGAGCATATACAGAGGCCATCCCATGGCAAGAAAAGGAAGCGGTCGCATTG
- the LOC116204667 gene encoding potassium channel AKT2/3 isoform X1 — protein MELRFSPLTYNINNLVHHLASGDKTMKGEGKRSHQHGGTKAMLEIRHKGGDQEEADQSYDPFQMKNISKLILPPLGVSSSNQNPVQSKGWIISPMDSRYRCWEAFMVMLVAYSAWMFPFEVAFLNKNPIRELYVADNIVDLFFAIDIVLTFFLAYIDRRTQLLVRDRRSIAIRYLSTWFLMDVASTIPFEMVGYMITGKHRVCLSYSLLGILRFWRLRRVKQLFTRLEKDIRFSYFWVRCARLLAVTLMLVHSAGCLYYLLADRYPHGGKTWIGVMNPNFRETSLWIRYISAMYWSITTMTTVGYGDLHAVNTVEMIFIILYMLFNLGLTAYIIGNMTNLVVEGTRRTMEFRNSIEAASSFVCRNRLPPRLKEQILAYMCLRFKAESLNQYQLIDQLPKSICKSICQHLFLPTVEKVYLFKGISREILLLLVAKMKAEYLPPREDVIMQNEAPDDVYIIVSGEVEIIDCEMENEQLVGTLRSGDMFGEVGALCCRPQHFTFRTKTLSQLLRLKTTALIEAMQSNQENNITLLKNFLQHHKKLKDLRIGDLLVDGGEEQDDPNMDFNLLTVASTGNAAFLDELLRARLDPDIGDSQGRTPLHIAASHGHEECIWVLLRHGCNVHLRDVNGDTALWHAISSNQLSIFRILYHCAATSDPYIAGDLLCTTARRNDIPVMKELLKHGLNVDSKDRQGSTAVQIAMAQNNIEMVNLLVMNGANVVDANSYDFSPDTLNEMIGRREVGHRIVVPDATETREMPVEGQREEREPMAEILNRTGYPRVSIYRGHPMARKGSGRIEAGRLIRLPSSIEELKSIAGEKFGTDVSDATITNEEGAEIDCIEVIRDNDKLFIVENHDL, from the exons ATGGAACTGAGGTTCAGTCCTCTCACATACAACATCAACAACCTTGTCCATCACTTGGCCTCGGGTGATAAGACCATGAAGGGGGAAGGCAAGAGGAGCCACCAGCATGGCGGCACGAAAGCTATGTTGGAAATACGCCACAAGGGAGGGGATCAGGAGGAAGCTGACCAGTCTTATGATCCTTTCCAGATGAAGAACATCTCGAAGCTCATCCTCCCGCCGCTCGGCGTCTCGAGCTCTAACCAGAACCCGGTTCAGTCTAAGGGATGGATCATCTCCCCCATGGACTCGAGATACCG GTGTTGGGAGGCGTTCATGGTGATGCTGGTGGCGTACTCAGCATGGATGTTCCCTTTCGAGGTAGCGTTCCTGAACAAGAACCCGATCAGGGAGCTGTACGTGGCAGACAACATAGTGGATCTCTTCTTCGCGATCGACATCGTCCTCACCTTCTTCCTCGCCTACATTGACCGACGCACCCAGCTCCTCGTCCGCGACCGCAGAAGCATCGCCATCAG GTACCTATCGACATGGTTCTTGATGGACGTGGCGTCTACCATACCGTTCGAGATGGTGGGTTACATGATCACCGGAAAGCACCGGGTGTGCCTGTCTTACTCGCTCCTCGGAATCCTCCGGTTCTGGAGGCTCCGGCGGGTTAAGCAACTCTTCACCAG GCTTGAGAAGGACATAAGGTTCAGCTATTTCTGGGTCAGATGTGCCAGACTCCTGGCT GTGACGCTGATGCTAGTGCACTCCGCGGGTTGCCTGTATTATCTGCTGGCGGACCGTTACCCTCATGGGGGGAAGACATGGATCGGGGTGATGAACCCCAACTTCCGGGAGACCAGCCTCTGGATCCGCTACATATCCGCCATGTACTGGTCCATCACCACCATGACAACCGTTGGCTATGGcgacctccatgccgtcaacacCGTCGAGATGATCTTCATCATCTTATACATGCTCTTCAACCTCGGCCTCACCGCTTATATCATCGGCAACATGACCAACCTTGTCGTCGAGGGCACCCGCCGCACCATGGAGTTC AGGAATAGCATCGAGGCAGCCTCGAGCTTTGTGTGTCGAAATAGGCTGCCCCCGAGGCTGAAGGAGCAGATACTCGCATACATGTGCTTAAGGTTCAAGGCCGAGAGCTTGAATCAGTACCAACTGATCGACCAGTTGCCGAAATCAATTTGCAAGAGCATCTGCCAGCATCTGTTCTTGCCTACCGTCGAGAAGGTTTATCTGTTCAAGGGAATCTCGAGAGAAATTCTCTTGCTCCTG GTGGCGAAGATGAAGGCCGAGTACCTACCGCCGAGAGAGGATGTGATAATGCAGAATGAAGCACCTGATGATGTCTACATCATCGTTTCCGGGGAAGTTGAAATTATAGACTGTGAAATGGAGAATGAACAACTGGTCGGGACCTTAAGATCAGGGGACATGTTCGGAGAGGTCGGGGCACTCTGTTGCAGGCCTCAACATTTCACTTTCCGTACAAAGACTCTTTCGCAGCTGCTCCGGCTGAAAACGACTGCTCTTATCGAGGCGATGCAAAGCAACCAAGAAAACAACATAACCTTACTCAAGAACTTCCTTCAG CATCACAAGAAGCTTAAGGATCTGAGAATCGGAGACTTACTAGTTGACGGTGGAGAAGAACAGGACGACCCGAACATGGATTTCAACTTGCTGACTGTTGCTAGTACAGGAAATGCTGCATTTCTTGATGAGCTTCTCAGGGCGAGGTTGGACCCCGACATTGGAGATTCCCAAGGAAGGACACCCTTA CACATAGCAGCATCACATGGTCACGAAGAGTGCATTTGGGTCCTCTTACGGCATGGATGCAATGTACATTTACGGG ACGTGAACGGTGACACTGCTTTATGGCACGCTATATCATCAAACCAGCTCTCAATATTTCGGATTCTCTACCACTGTGCTGCTACTTCTGATCCATATATTGCCGGTGACCTATTATGCACCACCGCAAGAAGAAATGATATCCCCGTGATGAAGGAACTCCTAAAGCACGGACTGAATGTTGACTCTAAGGATCGTCAGGGATCGACAGCAGTGCAGATTGCCATGGCACAGAACAACATTGAAATGGTTAATTTGCTCGTGATGAATGGCGCGAATGTAGTCGATGCAAACTCGTATGACTTTTCCCCAGACACTTTGAACGAGATGATAGGACGGAGAGAAGTAGGGCATCGGATCGTTGTCCCAGATGCTACTGAAACACGGGAGATGCCGGTCGAGGGGCAGCGAGAGGAACGAGAGCCTATGGCGGAAATACTCAATAGAACTGGTTACCCGAGGGTGAGCATATACAGAGGCCATCCCATGGCAAGAAAAGGAAGCGGTCGCATTG